One genomic region from Thermoleptolyngbya sichuanensis A183 encodes:
- a CDS encoding ISKra4 family transposase (programmed frameshift) has product MTPEDQKRLETCTAEIAEILYRNSNREGLDSLEGIEQTVRRQMLEEVSPRVAPFFVNQKAYPARGRVRRLKSLVGVLEIRQSQAERLGVKAYSRLSGGLEKANLRLSANESFQDAEDDIVALTGMRVGHSTQQRLVGRQSFESAEAKQGVSEVSIDGGKVRLRDLLESDSPWRDYKAVRVEGIYYNAFFQDNDSLIDYLSAQRLLSPLVCLGDGHAGVWNLFAQLTTVETRWEILDWYHLKENLYKVGGSLKRLAAAEMLLWQGQVEAARALFADCRRKQARNFEAYLSTHRSRIVNYGFYQAEQLCSIGSGAVESAVKQIGRRLQISGARWNTASVNAMLSLRCAYLNGQLAS; this is encoded by the exons ATGACACCTGAAGACCAAAAGCGATTGGAAACTTGTACAGCAGAGATCGCCGAGATTTTGTATCGCAATAGCAACCGAGAGGGGCTCGATAGTCTAGAAGGCATCGAGCAGACTGTACGACGGCAAATGCTAGAGGAGGTGAGCCCTCGAGTTGCCC CTTTTTTTGTCAACCAGAAAGCCTACCCCGCCCGAGGCCGGGTTCGCCGATTGAAGAGTTTAGTAGGGGTCCTTGAGATTCGTCAAAGTCAGGCAGAACGGTTAGGCGTAAAGGCTTACAGCCGTCTCAGTGGTGGCCTAGAGAAAGCCAACCTACGCTTAAGTGCCAACGAATCGTTTCAAGATGCAGAGGATGACATCGTAGCCCTGACCGGGATGCGGGTCGGGCACTCGACCCAACAACGTCTGGTGGGGCGTCAGTCGTTCGAGTCTGCCGAGGCTAAACAAGGCGTCAGTGAGGTCAGCATTGATGGCGGCAAAGTCCGTCTGCGTGACCTGCTAGAGTCCGATAGCCCGTGGCGAGACTACAAAGCGGTGCGGGTGGAGGGGATTTATTACAACGCCTTCTTCCAAGACAATGACAGCTTGATTGATTATCTCAGCGCTCAACGCTTGCTCTCCCCACTGGTCTGTCTGGGCGATGGTCACGCTGGGGTGTGGAATCTGTTTGCTCAACTCACCACCGTTGAGACCCGTTGGGAAATCCTCGATTGGTACCATCTCAAAGAAAACCTCTACAAAGTCGGTGGGTCGCTCAAGCGCTTAGCAGCGGCGGAAATGCTGTTATGGCAAGGTCAAGTGGAAGCCGCCAGGGCCCTCTTTGCCGACTGTCGGCGCAAGCAAGCCCGCAATTTTGAAGCCTATCTGAGCACCCATCGCTCTCGCATCGTGAATTATGGGTTCTACCAGGCTGAGCAACTCTGTTCTATTGGATCAGGAGCCGTAGAATCGGCTGTCAAACAGATTGGGCGACGCCTCCAAATTTCGGGTGCTCGCTGGAATACGGCCTCCGTTAATGCCATGTTGAGTCTGCGCTGTGCCTACCTCAATGGACAGCTCGCCAGTTGA
- a CDS encoding sulfiredoxin, with translation MRIEAIPIRLIQRPLFRQNDQEKVRALMESIQEIGLQEPIDVLEVDGQYYGFSGCHRFEACSRLGHETILCKVRRASPSILKMHLA, from the coding sequence ATGAGAATCGAAGCAATCCCCATTCGCTTAATCCAGCGACCGCTCTTTCGCCAAAATGACCAAGAAAAAGTCCGGGCGCTGATGGAATCCATCCAAGAAATTGGACTCCAGGAGCCGATTGACGTACTAGAAGTAGACGGGCAATATTACGGATTTTCAGGCTGCCACCGTTTTGAGGCCTGTTCGCGCCTGGGACATGAGACGATTTTATGCAAGGTGCGGCGGGCCTCTCCGTCGATTCTTAAGATGCACTTGGCATAG
- the lpxD gene encoding UDP-3-O-(3-hydroxymyristoyl)glucosamine N-acyltransferase, translating into MRFSEIVYQLGKPGHTLDSSLPQQPDLDPEISAIAPIESAPSGTLSYIEGGKFAKQVATTAASALILPQDAALQQAASDRSIAWVATPNPRLLFAQAIALFYQPFQPAPGIHPSAIIDPTTTLGKHISIGANVVIQTGCVLGDHVCIHPNVVLYPGVSVGDRTILHANCTLHERTQIGADCVIHSGAVIGSEGFGFVPTRDGWLKMEQSGRTVLEDGVEIGCNSAVDRPAVGETRIRRNTKIDNLVQIGHGCTIGEACAIAAQTGMAGGSSLGDRVIVGGQVGINNQIHIGNFSQIAGKSMLHADIPPNSIIMGAPAMPATEFRRIAAAWKRLPDMQRTLRQVQKHLGL; encoded by the coding sequence ATGCGCTTTAGCGAAATTGTCTACCAGCTTGGCAAGCCAGGTCACACCCTGGATAGCAGCCTCCCCCAGCAGCCCGACCTTGACCCAGAGATCAGCGCGATCGCTCCCATCGAATCGGCCCCCAGCGGCACCCTCAGCTACATCGAAGGCGGTAAATTTGCCAAGCAGGTCGCTACCACCGCCGCCAGCGCCCTGATCTTGCCCCAGGATGCCGCCCTGCAACAGGCCGCCAGCGATCGCTCCATCGCCTGGGTCGCCACCCCCAACCCGCGCCTCCTCTTTGCCCAGGCGATCGCCCTGTTTTACCAACCCTTTCAGCCCGCCCCCGGCATTCACCCCAGCGCCATCATCGACCCCACCACCACCCTCGGCAAGCATATCTCCATCGGCGCAAATGTGGTGATCCAGACAGGCTGCGTCCTTGGCGACCACGTTTGCATCCATCCCAACGTCGTGCTGTATCCCGGCGTTTCCGTGGGCGATCGCACCATCCTCCATGCCAACTGCACCCTCCACGAGCGCACCCAAATCGGCGCAGATTGCGTCATCCACAGCGGCGCAGTCATCGGTTCCGAAGGCTTCGGTTTCGTCCCCACCCGCGACGGCTGGCTCAAGATGGAGCAATCCGGCCGCACCGTCCTCGAAGACGGCGTAGAAATCGGTTGCAACAGTGCCGTCGATCGCCCCGCCGTCGGCGAAACCCGCATCCGCCGCAACACCAAGATCGACAATCTCGTCCAGATCGGTCACGGCTGCACCATTGGCGAAGCCTGCGCGATCGCCGCTCAAACAGGCATGGCCGGCGGCAGCAGCCTGGGCGATCGCGTCATCGTTGGCGGACAGGTCGGCATCAATAACCAAATACACATCGGCAACTTCAGCCAAATTGCCGGGAAATCCATGCTCCACGCCGATATTCCGCCCAACAGCATCATCATGGGCGCACCCGCCATGCCCGCCACCGAATTTCGCCGCATCGCCGCCGCCTGGAAACGCCTCCCCGACATGCAGCGCACCCTGCGGCAGGTGCAAAAACATTTGGGATTGTAG
- a CDS encoding DUF1565 domain-containing protein: MTLKGWVRPPVGMRVQSIRSIRQSPATLHIQQWSQLAVLMLGLLGTLGALEGVPRRSAQANEPVVQAAVSQLIFVHPVLGSDATGDGSPRSPFRTITHAARLAPPNTVILLAAGTYAAANGERFPILLPPGVAVQADPTTGGEGVVIQGQIAQGGATPMAVTAAPAAPAAPNVMPRPATPRPAAQSAMPIAPQASISAEVVEEPAVPFPFAAAGAGFLPTTPTGDFPVSSGLNPQRGAAPRTFGRAAGGRSPSSASASAAPMPTHGSMPMQGSMPTQIAPQSLQGIPISVAPPAVIYPQQSHAGDGNSPLSSQFIGQPMPSQPLSSGGFAAPTPGRRPVEQRAFRPLPQRTSQGGAVALSPSRQEPVANFQGVIEIPVPPPESSGRVAPRQSGGTVQRYERPPAVGRSPVAVPPAPPYTQYTLLPVPDPNAPIGNVGGVPSVPVSGARPRPTTPVASRASELGLRYRVVVPAASAAVQDRVLSVFPGAFLTYDRRQSVVMQVGAFNSEANAQEVIDILRQNGVRAQIERVD, encoded by the coding sequence ATGACTCTAAAGGGATGGGTACGGCCGCCAGTTGGGATGCGAGTGCAATCTATTCGGTCGATTCGGCAATCTCCAGCGACTCTGCACATCCAGCAGTGGAGCCAGTTGGCTGTTCTAATGTTGGGGCTGTTGGGGACGTTGGGAGCGCTGGAGGGTGTGCCTCGCCGATCTGCCCAGGCCAATGAACCTGTGGTGCAAGCGGCCGTTTCCCAACTGATCTTTGTGCATCCGGTGCTGGGCAGCGATGCCACGGGAGACGGATCGCCGCGATCGCCCTTCCGCACGATTACCCACGCGGCCCGACTTGCGCCGCCCAATACGGTCATTCTGCTTGCAGCGGGAACCTATGCAGCGGCCAACGGGGAACGGTTTCCGATTTTGCTGCCGCCGGGGGTGGCGGTGCAGGCAGACCCGACCACGGGCGGCGAGGGGGTGGTGATTCAGGGGCAAATCGCGCAGGGCGGTGCGACCCCGATGGCTGTGACTGCTGCCCCTGCTGCCCCTGCTGCCCCTAATGTTATGCCGCGCCCAGCTACGCCGCGCCCAGCCGCCCAGTCTGCTATGCCAATTGCGCCGCAGGCGAGCATCAGTGCTGAGGTTGTGGAAGAACCCGCCGTGCCGTTTCCCTTTGCAGCAGCGGGCGCAGGGTTTTTGCCAACCACGCCGACGGGCGATTTTCCGGTATCCAGTGGGCTGAACCCGCAGCGAGGAGCCGCCCCGCGCACGTTTGGGCGGGCGGCTGGAGGGCGATCGCCCTCGTCTGCCAGTGCATCCGCAGCGCCGATGCCAACGCATGGGTCTATGCCAATGCAGGGTTCGATGCCAACGCAGATTGCGCCCCAGTCTCTCCAGGGCATTCCCATTTCCGTTGCGCCGCCTGCGGTGATCTACCCGCAACAATCTCACGCTGGAGATGGCAACAGCCCATTGTCTAGTCAGTTTATTGGCCAGCCCATGCCTAGCCAGCCCCTTTCGTCCGGGGGCTTTGCTGCGCCGACTCCTGGGCGGCGGCCGGTTGAGCAGCGTGCCTTTCGTCCTTTGCCCCAGCGCACCTCCCAGGGTGGTGCAGTGGCGCTCTCGCCGTCTCGTCAGGAACCCGTTGCGAATTTTCAGGGCGTGATTGAGATTCCTGTACCGCCGCCAGAAAGCTCTGGACGTGTGGCTCCGCGCCAGTCTGGGGGAACAGTGCAGCGATATGAGCGGCCGCCTGCGGTGGGGCGATCGCCCGTCGCTGTTCCGCCTGCCCCTCCATACACGCAATACACGCTGCTGCCCGTGCCCGACCCCAATGCGCCGATTGGCAATGTCGGCGGTGTGCCCAGTGTGCCTGTGTCTGGCGCTCGTCCCCGCCCCACTACGCCCGTTGCCAGCCGCGCCAGTGAGCTAGGGCTGCGCTATCGGGTGGTGGTTCCCGCTGCCAGTGCGGCTGTGCAGGATCGCGTGCTGAGCGTGTTTCCTGGCGCGTTTCTCACCTACGATCGCCGTCAGTCGGTGGTTATGCAGGTGGGCGCGTTCAATAGCGAAGCCAATGCTCAGGAAGTGATTGATATTCTGCGTCAGAACGGGGTTCGCGCCCAAATTGAGCGAGTGGACTAG
- a CDS encoding thiamine phosphate synthase has protein sequence MNHPVDRPLTAIHRILDANLDRAREGLRIVEEWCRFGLNDASLTAECKDLRQHLAQWHTADLRAARDTPGDPGTDLTHTAEMERPSLGALLQANLCRVQEALRVLEEYGKLDRPEMAAACKQLRYRVYALDSQLMGRSHDGRMHKLRRSPLYLVTSPHEHLLPIVEAALQGGLSLVQYRDKTAEDPTRLQLAEKLCHLCRRYDALFLVNDRVDIALAVDADGVHLGQQDIPIALARQILGPSRIIGRSTTNPDEMQRALSEGADYIGVGPVYETPTKAGKAAAGLDYVRYAAAHSPIPWFAIGGIDAENLGDVIAAGATQVAVVRAIMQAQQPTQATQALLTKLGAGA, from the coding sequence ATGAACCACCCAGTCGACCGCCCCCTCACCGCGATTCACCGCATTTTGGATGCCAACCTGGATCGGGCCCGCGAGGGACTGCGAATCGTAGAAGAATGGTGCCGCTTTGGGCTGAACGATGCCAGCCTGACCGCAGAATGCAAAGACCTGCGCCAGCACCTCGCCCAGTGGCACACCGCCGACCTGCGAGCCGCCCGCGACACCCCCGGCGACCCCGGCACCGACCTGACCCACACTGCCGAAATGGAGCGTCCCAGCCTGGGTGCGCTGCTACAAGCCAACCTCTGCCGGGTGCAAGAGGCGCTGCGAGTGCTAGAAGAATACGGCAAGCTCGATCGACCAGAGATGGCCGCCGCCTGCAAGCAACTCCGCTATCGCGTCTATGCGCTGGACAGCCAGCTAATGGGGCGATCGCACGACGGACGGATGCACAAACTGCGGCGATCGCCCCTCTACCTCGTCACCTCGCCCCACGAACATCTGCTGCCCATTGTGGAAGCCGCGCTCCAGGGCGGGCTGAGCCTAGTGCAATATCGCGACAAAACCGCCGAAGACCCCACCCGGCTCCAGCTTGCCGAAAAGCTGTGTCACCTCTGCCGTCGCTACGATGCCCTGTTTTTGGTCAACGACCGAGTAGACATTGCCCTGGCCGTCGATGCCGACGGCGTGCATCTGGGTCAGCAGGACATTCCCATCGCCCTGGCCCGGCAAATCCTGGGTCCCAGCCGCATCATCGGCCGCTCCACCACCAACCCCGACGAAATGCAGCGGGCCCTTAGCGAAGGCGCAGACTACATCGGCGTGGGCCCCGTATACGAAACGCCAACCAAAGCGGGCAAAGCCGCTGCTGGGCTGGACTACGTGCGCTACGCCGCAGCCCATTCGCCCATACCCTGGTTTGCCATCGGCGGCATCGATGCCGAAAATCTGGGCGACGTAATCGCTGCTGGCGCAACCCAGGTTGCCGTCGTGCGAGCCATCATGCAAGCGCAGCAGCCGACCCAAGCTACCCAAGCGCTGCTAACCAAGCTAGGAGCTGGGGCGTAG
- the grpE gene encoding nucleotide exchange factor GrpE, protein MASSKDSFPYTPQLRSLMQQAGIPSFAALAQQAGVSTWQIDQMRRGSVLKLRVGAIARLSHALDTSISNLIATFSGSPPVARLDLQSTSKAARSESPTTLQNTTLQNTTLQNTTLQNTTLQKEYERLQRQVERQTAEAVQSCQRAALLQLEPLLEKLPVFLNVIEQNPDFPARQLVPHLRPLERLLTDWDVTTIAPIGSEAGYDPQKHELMEASRTAVQPGDRIRVRFAGYYWGDRLLFRAKVSPVQPNDAHPS, encoded by the coding sequence ATGGCTTCGTCTAAAGATTCGTTTCCCTATACGCCGCAGTTGCGATCGCTCATGCAGCAGGCTGGCATCCCCAGCTTTGCCGCCCTAGCTCAGCAAGCAGGCGTGTCCACCTGGCAAATCGACCAAATGCGGCGCGGCAGCGTGCTAAAGCTGCGCGTGGGAGCGATCGCCCGACTCAGCCACGCCTTAGACACCTCGATTAGCAACCTGATTGCCACCTTTTCGGGTTCTCCGCCCGTCGCACGTCTAGACCTACAGTCCACTTCAAAAGCTGCTCGATCCGAATCGCCTACGACCCTGCAAAATACGACTCTGCAAAATACGACCCTGCAAAATACGACCCTGCAAAATACGACTCTGCAAAAAGAGTATGAGCGGTTGCAGCGCCAAGTCGAACGGCAGACCGCCGAAGCCGTCCAGTCCTGCCAGCGGGCCGCGCTGTTGCAGCTAGAGCCGTTGCTCGAAAAACTGCCCGTCTTCCTGAATGTGATTGAGCAAAACCCCGACTTTCCAGCTCGGCAACTCGTGCCCCACTTGCGCCCGCTTGAGCGACTGCTCACCGATTGGGACGTGACCACCATTGCGCCGATTGGCAGCGAAGCAGGCTATGACCCCCAAAAGCACGAGCTGATGGAGGCTTCCAGGACAGCAGTGCAACCGGGCGATCGCATTCGGGTGCGCTTTGCTGGATACTATTGGGGCGATCGCTTGCTGTTTCGAGCCAAAGTCAGCCCGGTGCAGCCCAACGATGCCCACCCTTCATAG
- a CDS encoding Uma2 family endonuclease produces MLPIDLQHLPSSEELPCSDDTPVDNEDQNLLPNILLFLLNSIWANRNDWYFGVDMGIYHTTGKSPKVPVIPDGFLSLGVERRKPSRKGRGRLSYVLWEENNIPPILTLELVSHSYGGEYDEKMDIYARLGVLYYVIYNPEFWQRDGHQPFEVYKLTNGQYELQIGEPYWMPEVGLGIGRHQALFGNLPQEQLAWFDAKGDRYLSEAEAERRRREQLEAFLRSHGFDPDQLPPS; encoded by the coding sequence ATGCTGCCGATTGACCTACAGCATTTGCCCTCCAGCGAAGAGCTACCTTGCTCGGATGATACGCCCGTGGACAATGAAGACCAGAATCTTTTGCCCAATATCCTGCTGTTTTTGCTCAACTCGATTTGGGCGAACCGCAACGATTGGTACTTTGGCGTGGACATGGGCATTTATCACACGACGGGCAAGAGTCCGAAGGTGCCTGTGATTCCGGATGGTTTTTTGAGCTTGGGGGTTGAACGTCGCAAGCCGAGCCGCAAGGGACGAGGACGGCTCAGCTATGTGCTGTGGGAAGAGAACAATATTCCGCCGATTTTGACGCTGGAGCTGGTTTCCCACAGCTATGGCGGGGAGTATGACGAAAAGATGGACATCTACGCCCGCCTGGGAGTGCTGTACTATGTCATCTACAATCCAGAGTTTTGGCAGCGGGACGGGCATCAGCCCTTTGAGGTGTACAAATTAACCAATGGGCAGTACGAGTTGCAGATTGGGGAGCCGTACTGGATGCCGGAAGTTGGGCTGGGAATTGGGCGACATCAAGCGCTGTTTGGCAATCTGCCGCAGGAGCAGTTGGCGTGGTTTGATGCGAAGGGCGATCGCTACCTGAGTGAAGCTGAAGCCGAACGGCGGCGGCGAGAACAACTGGAGGCGTTTTTGCGATCGCACGGCTTTGATCCAGACCAGTTGCCGCCTAGCTAA